The following proteins are co-located in the Dietzia timorensis genome:
- a CDS encoding class I SAM-dependent methyltransferase, whose amino-acid sequence MTVHDVQSTLFFPLLGRAEASRRWPAVFSDPWAVDRAEEIARTEETSARSLGTGPAAVYGLRHAITLAEIRRYLRSHPGAAIVNVGCGLDQLAPDLAGELGEPRTPGTSTIYNLDYPEVLSMRARWVDAAEGEVDLPYSATDHRWMDEVDGSRGMIAIAAGVFYYLEVHEVRALVTAMAERFPGGRLAYDSESPFVIRQSERSVRRGGVAEAPMPFKVSDPFAARGWSDKVRDVRVEFNFTRYLPKAQRGKLPLGIRAFFAFMQRIRGMYEVVVDFAEEI is encoded by the coding sequence ATGACGGTCCACGATGTGCAATCCACACTGTTCTTCCCGCTCCTCGGCCGGGCGGAGGCCTCCCGGCGGTGGCCGGCGGTGTTCTCGGATCCGTGGGCCGTGGATAGGGCCGAGGAGATCGCGAGGACCGAAGAGACGTCGGCACGCTCACTGGGCACGGGACCGGCGGCGGTGTACGGGCTTCGCCACGCGATCACCCTCGCGGAGATCCGGCGCTACCTGCGTTCGCACCCCGGCGCCGCGATCGTCAACGTCGGCTGCGGGCTCGACCAGCTCGCCCCGGACCTGGCGGGCGAGCTCGGCGAACCGCGAACTCCGGGCACCTCGACGATCTACAACCTCGACTACCCGGAGGTTCTCTCGATGCGTGCGCGCTGGGTCGACGCCGCAGAGGGCGAGGTGGATCTACCGTATTCGGCGACCGACCACCGATGGATGGACGAGGTCGATGGTTCGCGGGGGATGATCGCCATCGCCGCCGGTGTCTTCTACTACCTCGAAGTGCACGAGGTGCGTGCGCTGGTGACCGCGATGGCCGAGCGTTTCCCGGGCGGGCGATTGGCCTACGACAGCGAGTCCCCGTTCGTCATCAGGCAAAGCGAGCGGTCCGTTCGGCGCGGCGGGGTCGCCGAGGCGCCGATGCCGTTCAAGGTCTCGGACCCGTTCGCCGCGCGCGGCTGGAGCGATAAAGTTCGCGACGTCCGCGTGGAGTTCAACTTCACCCGCTACCTCCCCAAGGCACAGCGTGGGAAGCTGCCTCTCGGGATACGGGCGTTCTTCGCCTTCATGCAGCGAATACGCGGGATGTACGAAGTCGTCGTCGACTTCGCCGAGGAGATCTAG
- the rlmB gene encoding 23S rRNA (guanosine(2251)-2'-O)-methyltransferase RlmB has product MAGNSRRRGAVRKTGTKKGQVVGSGGRRRRGLEGRRATPKATEREYHPAHKRAKAAERKAEGARQRRAHAIKNADGPELVLGRNPVVECLRAGAPATALYVADGTENDERLTEAVAMAAERGISILEVPRPDLDKMTSNGMHQGVGLQVPPFDYADPTDLIERALASEEPALLVALDNITDPRNLGAVIRSVGAFGAHGVLIPERRSASVTAVAWRTSAGAAARVPVAKATNLNRTLQDWAKRGVQLVGLDGDGDTSLDDYDGTGPTVIVVGSEGKGLSRLVSESVDTILSIPIARKVESLNASVAAGVVLAEFARQRRVSGK; this is encoded by the coding sequence GTGGCAGGTAATTCGAGGCGCCGCGGCGCGGTCCGTAAGACGGGTACCAAGAAGGGGCAGGTCGTCGGCTCGGGCGGGCGCAGGCGGCGCGGGCTCGAGGGCCGCCGGGCGACGCCGAAGGCCACCGAGCGGGAGTACCACCCCGCGCACAAGCGGGCGAAGGCCGCCGAGCGCAAGGCGGAGGGCGCACGCCAGCGGCGCGCGCACGCGATCAAGAACGCCGATGGTCCGGAGCTCGTGCTCGGCCGCAATCCGGTCGTCGAGTGCCTACGCGCCGGTGCCCCTGCGACCGCGCTGTACGTCGCCGACGGCACCGAGAACGACGAGCGCCTCACCGAGGCCGTGGCGATGGCAGCCGAGCGCGGTATCTCGATCCTCGAGGTGCCCCGCCCGGACCTCGACAAGATGACCTCCAACGGCATGCACCAGGGCGTCGGCCTTCAGGTCCCGCCGTTCGACTATGCCGATCCCACCGACCTCATCGAGCGGGCGCTCGCCTCCGAGGAGCCGGCGCTCCTCGTCGCCCTCGACAACATCACCGACCCGCGCAACCTCGGTGCCGTCATTCGTTCCGTCGGCGCATTCGGCGCGCACGGCGTGCTCATCCCGGAGCGGCGCTCGGCCTCGGTGACGGCCGTTGCGTGGCGCACCTCCGCCGGAGCCGCAGCGCGCGTGCCGGTCGCGAAGGCGACGAACCTCAACCGCACGCTGCAGGACTGGGCGAAGCGCGGCGTGCAGCTCGTCGGTCTCGACGGCGACGGCGACACCTCGCTCGACGACTACGACGGCACCGGCCCGACCGTGATCGTCGTCGGTTCGGAAGGCAAGGGGCTGTCGCGCCTCGTATCCGAGTCGGTGGATACGATCCTGTCGATCCCGATCGCCCGCAAGGTCGAGAGCCTCAACGCCTCGGTCGCCGCAGGCGTCGTGCTCGCGGAGTTCGCCCGCCAGCGTCGCGTGTCCGGAAAGTAG
- a CDS encoding metal ABC transporter ATP-binding protein — protein MKPTRSTGKRSHFGRSSAQHADPLVSLRGVSFSRGENQLFSDLDFDLHPGEFVAILGPNGAGKSTLLSLMLGQLHPDTGSITVDGATPGGRGGHVGYVPQQKSFQPGLTLRGRDLVRLGADGHHFGPGLPAWLGAKSRRTTDRIVADSIELMRSEHLADKQIGRMSGGEQQRMRIAQALATDPHLLLCDEPLLSLDLPGQRTVADVLQHMRTAHGTGVMFVTHEINPVLPLVDRVIFIVDGRHRIGTPEEIFTSETLSELFRTPVEVLRVRGQVVVVGESAHLTAPITGAHTEDTTEDTTTHDAGGA, from the coding sequence GTGAAACCCACACGATCCACCGGCAAGCGCAGCCACTTCGGCCGCAGCAGCGCCCAGCACGCGGACCCGCTGGTCTCGCTGCGCGGCGTCAGCTTCAGCCGCGGCGAGAACCAGCTGTTCTCCGACCTCGACTTCGACCTGCACCCAGGCGAATTCGTCGCGATCCTCGGGCCCAACGGCGCCGGCAAGTCGACGCTGCTCAGCCTCATGCTCGGCCAGCTGCACCCCGACACCGGGTCGATCACCGTCGACGGCGCCACCCCGGGTGGTCGCGGTGGACACGTCGGCTACGTGCCGCAGCAGAAATCATTCCAGCCGGGCCTCACCCTCCGTGGCCGCGACCTCGTGCGACTCGGCGCCGACGGCCACCACTTCGGCCCCGGCCTCCCCGCATGGCTGGGCGCGAAGAGCCGCCGCACAACCGACAGGATCGTCGCCGATTCGATCGAACTCATGCGCTCGGAACATCTCGCCGACAAGCAGATCGGGCGGATGTCCGGCGGCGAGCAGCAGCGCATGCGCATCGCCCAGGCGCTCGCCACCGACCCGCACCTTCTGCTGTGCGACGAGCCCCTCCTCAGCCTCGACCTCCCCGGCCAGCGGACGGTCGCCGACGTCTTGCAGCACATGCGCACAGCCCACGGCACGGGCGTGATGTTCGTGACCCACGAGATCAACCCCGTCCTCCCGCTCGTCGACCGGGTCATCTTCATCGTCGACGGGCGCCACCGAATCGGCACGCCCGAGGAGATCTTCACCTCCGAAACTCTTTCGGAACTCTTCCGCACACCGGTCGAAGTACTGCGTGTGCGCGGGCAGGTCGTGGTGGTCGGCGAGTCCGCCCACCTCACCGCCCCGATTACGGGAGCCCACACCGAAGACACCACCGAAGACACCACCACCCATGACGCCGGAGGTGCTTAA
- a CDS encoding metal ABC transporter solute-binding protein, Zn/Mn family: protein MRSPSPRSIPALASAAVLAAAGLAGCSSDGGDAETSGPEIVASTNVYGSLAEIVAGDHGNVESVIDDPSADPHSFEASPADAAKITQADLVVYNGAGYDEFVDQALENASDIATLQGVDAFTEATGTEVEAHSHGAGGHDHGHEHEHGDEEGHDHEGHDHSHGEEEEGSTSNEHVWYSLPAMSTLAEKIAEELATLNPADADYYRENAAGLAESLDELHTRGEQAFGAEHVHYLQTEPIGGHMFDDFDAHDMTPSGFTSAIEEGSDPSAADFAEMRELAGSDDIALLIVNPQTQTSATGEIADAAEAAGTPIVEFTETLPDGVGFEEWMNSNVDAVESALGGA from the coding sequence GTGCGTTCTCCATCCCCCAGGTCGATCCCCGCTCTCGCTTCCGCGGCGGTACTTGCCGCGGCGGGCCTTGCGGGATGTTCTTCTGACGGCGGAGATGCCGAAACCTCCGGGCCCGAGATCGTTGCCTCTACGAATGTCTATGGCTCGCTTGCGGAGATCGTCGCCGGAGACCACGGCAACGTCGAGTCCGTGATCGACGACCCCTCGGCCGATCCTCACTCGTTCGAGGCCTCCCCCGCCGACGCCGCGAAGATCACGCAGGCCGATCTCGTCGTGTACAACGGCGCCGGCTACGACGAGTTCGTCGATCAGGCGTTGGAAAACGCCTCGGACATCGCCACCCTCCAGGGCGTGGATGCCTTCACCGAGGCCACCGGCACGGAAGTCGAGGCGCACAGCCACGGCGCGGGCGGGCATGACCACGGGCACGAGCACGAACACGGCGACGAAGAGGGGCACGACCACGAGGGGCATGACCACTCGCACGGCGAGGAAGAAGAGGGCTCCACCAGCAACGAGCACGTGTGGTACTCGCTCCCCGCGATGAGCACGCTCGCGGAGAAAATCGCCGAGGAGCTGGCCACGCTCAACCCCGCCGACGCAGACTATTACCGCGAAAACGCGGCCGGCCTCGCCGAGTCGCTCGACGAGCTGCACACGCGCGGCGAGCAGGCGTTCGGCGCCGAGCACGTGCACTACCTGCAGACCGAGCCCATCGGCGGCCACATGTTCGACGACTTCGACGCCCACGACATGACGCCTTCCGGTTTCACCTCGGCGATCGAGGAGGGGTCGGATCCGTCTGCCGCGGACTTCGCCGAGATGCGCGAACTCGCCGGTAGCGACGACATCGCTCTACTCATCGTCAATCCCCAGACGCAAACCTCGGCCACGGGCGAAATCGCAGACGCCGCCGAGGCAGCCGGGACACCGATCGTCGAGTTCACCGAAACCCTCCCCGACGGAGTCGGATTCGAAGAGTGGATGAATAGCAACGTCGATGCCGTCGAGTCTGCACTCGGCGGCGCGTAG
- a CDS encoding metal ABC transporter permease, which yields MERLTEIFSSLSDIETTSELLGLDFVQNALIAVALLGLVAGLVGPFVVMRNMGFSVHGTSELALTGAAAALLFGLNVGAGAILGSVVAAMLFALFGTRAVDRDSSIGVVMAFGLGLSVLFIHLYPGRAGSSFSLLTGQIVGVSGAGIAQLAVVAVIVIAVIGFCYRPLVFASADAEVAATRGIHVRSLNLVFAVLLGLVAAQAVQIVGALLVLSLLITPAAAAAAVVRSPGAAIALSVLFAEVAAVGGLLLSLAPGVPISVFVTTISFAIYVVCRAASAVRNKG from the coding sequence ATGGAACGCCTCACGGAAATCTTCTCCTCCCTCAGCGACATCGAGACGACGTCCGAACTGCTGGGGCTGGACTTCGTCCAGAACGCGCTCATCGCCGTGGCCCTCCTCGGGCTCGTCGCGGGACTGGTCGGCCCCTTCGTGGTGATGCGCAACATGGGATTCTCGGTGCACGGCACGTCAGAGCTCGCGCTCACCGGCGCCGCCGCGGCACTACTATTCGGCCTCAACGTCGGCGCCGGGGCGATACTCGGATCGGTGGTCGCGGCGATGTTGTTCGCGCTCTTCGGCACGCGAGCGGTCGACAGGGATTCCTCGATCGGCGTGGTGATGGCCTTCGGCCTCGGCCTTTCCGTGCTGTTCATCCACCTCTATCCCGGTAGAGCGGGGTCGAGTTTCTCGCTGCTCACCGGTCAGATCGTGGGTGTCTCGGGCGCAGGGATCGCGCAGCTCGCTGTCGTCGCGGTCATCGTCATCGCCGTGATCGGCTTCTGCTACCGGCCACTCGTGTTCGCCTCCGCGGACGCCGAGGTCGCCGCGACGCGCGGCATCCACGTGCGTTCGCTCAACCTCGTGTTCGCCGTGCTCCTCGGGCTCGTCGCCGCCCAGGCGGTGCAGATCGTCGGCGCGCTATTGGTGCTCTCGCTGCTCATCACCCCGGCCGCCGCGGCGGCTGCGGTGGTGCGCTCCCCCGGTGCCGCGATCGCCCTGTCGGTGTTGTTCGCCGAGGTGGCCGCGGTCGGCGGACTGCTGCTCTCGCTCGCGCCGGGGGTGCCCATTTCCGTGTTCGTGACGACGATTTCGTTTGCCATCTACGTCGTATGTAGAGCGGCGTCCGCCGTCAGGAACAAGGGGTAG
- a CDS encoding NDMA-dependent alcohol dehydrogenase — MKTKAAVLFDSGKPFEVMELELDGPGPGEVLIKYTAAGLCHSDLHLTDGDFQPRFPMVGGHEGSGIIEEVGPGVTKVKPGDHVVCAFIPSCGTCRYCSTGRQSLCDMGANILDGALPGGGYRFHGGGQDFGAFCMLGTFSERATISQHSVVKVDDWLPLDKAVLVGCGVPSGWGTATKAGDLRPGDSTIIFGVGGLGINAVQGAKAAGARHIIAVDPVEMKREQALKFGATHAFADAAEARAKLEELTWGQMADAALILVGTVDEQVVQDAFASIGKGGRVIVTGLAHPEKLTVHVSGFELTLFEKTIKGSLFGSSNPQYDIVRLLRMYNDGDLKLDELVTNTYTIETINEGYEDLRAGKNIRGVVIHDQ, encoded by the coding sequence ATGAAGACTAAGGCTGCAGTGCTGTTCGACAGTGGCAAGCCCTTCGAGGTTATGGAGCTCGAACTCGACGGGCCCGGCCCCGGCGAGGTGCTCATCAAGTACACCGCCGCCGGCCTGTGCCACTCGGACCTGCACCTCACCGACGGTGACTTCCAGCCGCGCTTCCCGATGGTCGGCGGCCACGAGGGCAGCGGGATCATCGAGGAGGTCGGGCCCGGCGTCACGAAGGTCAAGCCCGGCGACCACGTCGTGTGTGCCTTCATTCCGAGCTGTGGCACGTGCCGCTACTGCTCGACCGGACGCCAGAGCCTGTGCGACATGGGTGCGAACATCCTCGACGGCGCGCTTCCCGGCGGCGGCTACCGCTTCCACGGCGGCGGACAGGATTTCGGCGCCTTCTGCATGCTCGGCACCTTCTCCGAGCGCGCCACGATTTCGCAGCACTCCGTCGTCAAGGTCGACGACTGGCTTCCGCTCGACAAGGCCGTGCTCGTCGGCTGCGGCGTCCCGTCCGGTTGGGGCACCGCGACGAAGGCCGGCGATCTGCGTCCCGGCGACTCGACGATCATCTTCGGGGTCGGCGGGCTCGGCATCAATGCCGTGCAGGGTGCGAAGGCCGCGGGCGCGCGTCACATCATCGCCGTCGACCCGGTGGAGATGAAGCGCGAGCAGGCGCTCAAATTCGGCGCCACGCACGCCTTCGCCGACGCGGCCGAGGCTCGCGCCAAGCTGGAGGAGCTCACGTGGGGTCAGATGGCCGATGCCGCGCTCATCCTCGTCGGCACGGTGGACGAGCAGGTCGTGCAGGACGCCTTCGCGTCCATTGGTAAGGGCGGCCGGGTGATCGTCACCGGTCTCGCGCACCCGGAGAAGCTCACGGTGCACGTGTCCGGCTTCGAGCTCACCCTGTTCGAGAAGACGATCAAGGGCTCGCTGTTCGGCTCGTCCAACCCGCAGTACGACATCGTCCGACTGCTGCGCATGTACAACGACGGCGACCTCAAGCTCGACGAGCTGGTGACGAACACGTACACCATCGAGACGATCAACGAGGGCTACGAGGACCTGCGTGCGGGCAAGAACATCCGCGGTGTCGTGATCCACGACCAGTAG
- a CDS encoding helix-turn-helix domain-containing protein — protein sequence MTGEQLAEGDVDRSWKRSAALGLSPVTAGPNNADTALSRARRLREAAEPVMESVDDILGGTGATVVLADQEGRILRSAEDGTRVAQMLRRRGISEGADLSEDSCGNNGIGTVLETRAGVRIAGEQHFAEVFKPFSCYGHPIINPLTRRLVGAIDLTGLTAEGDRFFVPFVRQIVASIEARYVDTARTADRELYSRFMDSKRTSRQTVCAFGEEAVLVSRRGLDVLSSADLTTLREAVESADRPDRVALSIGEIPVAVQHVGRSGRLVELDIPSAPQPTPRPKRRAATAAGPGARRASTLLSSCAVLGPAGSGRTTMAVATAGADAVHVRLADADDADAAWRDLALPALRASGEGSGSAVILDDVDLLSDADLRRLGARMAKAHAPIVVTSYDVARPAVMAVAEQCDRTIHTSGLHEREEEGIEIVRAMVAQICRRREFPVPVITEQFAREACALELPNNLRSLESILADCLRKPVRILEPAHLPAHARSARIPRPGELARGEYEAIVSALDECDGVRSRAAKRLGISRTTLYARLREFGLD from the coding sequence ATGACAGGCGAGCAGCTGGCAGAGGGCGACGTCGACCGGTCCTGGAAGCGTTCGGCAGCTCTCGGGTTGAGTCCGGTGACGGCCGGGCCGAATAACGCGGACACAGCCCTGTCCCGCGCGCGCCGACTGCGCGAGGCCGCCGAGCCGGTGATGGAATCGGTGGACGACATCCTCGGCGGCACGGGCGCGACGGTCGTACTCGCCGACCAGGAAGGCCGCATCCTGCGCTCGGCGGAAGACGGGACGAGGGTGGCGCAGATGCTGCGTCGCCGTGGCATCTCCGAGGGCGCCGACCTCAGCGAGGATTCGTGCGGGAACAACGGCATCGGCACCGTGCTCGAGACGCGGGCCGGTGTGCGCATCGCCGGCGAGCAGCATTTCGCCGAGGTGTTCAAGCCGTTCTCCTGTTACGGCCATCCGATCATCAATCCGCTCACGCGCAGGCTCGTCGGCGCGATCGATCTCACCGGTCTCACCGCCGAGGGGGATCGCTTCTTCGTGCCATTCGTCCGGCAGATCGTCGCATCCATCGAGGCGCGCTACGTCGACACCGCCCGCACCGCGGACCGCGAACTCTACAGCCGGTTCATGGACTCCAAGCGCACCTCCCGGCAGACGGTGTGCGCCTTCGGTGAGGAAGCGGTGCTCGTGTCCCGCCGCGGCCTCGATGTGCTTTCCTCGGCGGACCTGACGACTCTTCGCGAGGCCGTCGAGTCCGCCGACCGGCCCGATCGCGTCGCATTGTCCATCGGCGAGATCCCTGTCGCGGTGCAGCACGTCGGTCGCAGCGGACGCCTCGTGGAGCTCGATATCCCCTCGGCACCGCAGCCCACGCCGCGCCCCAAGCGCCGCGCCGCCACAGCGGCCGGTCCCGGCGCCCGGCGCGCATCGACGCTTCTGTCGAGCTGCGCCGTGCTCGGGCCCGCGGGGTCCGGCCGCACAACGATGGCGGTGGCCACGGCCGGCGCGGACGCCGTCCACGTCCGCCTCGCCGACGCGGACGATGCGGATGCGGCGTGGCGGGACCTCGCATTGCCGGCGCTGCGTGCGTCCGGGGAGGGCAGCGGCTCCGCCGTCATCCTCGACGATGTTGATCTGCTTTCCGATGCCGATCTGCGTAGGCTCGGCGCGCGCATGGCGAAGGCGCACGCGCCCATCGTGGTCACCTCGTATGACGTCGCACGTCCCGCCGTCATGGCGGTCGCGGAACAGTGTGACCGCACGATCCACACCTCCGGTCTGCACGAGCGCGAGGAGGAGGGGATAGAGATCGTCCGCGCGATGGTCGCGCAGATCTGCCGCCGGCGCGAGTTCCCGGTGCCCGTGATCACCGAACAATTCGCCCGCGAGGCGTGCGCGCTCGAGCTGCCGAACAACTTGCGCTCGCTGGAGTCCATTCTCGCCGACTGCCTCCGCAAGCCCGTGCGGATCCTCGAACCGGCGCACCTGCCCGCGCACGCGCGCAGCGCCCGGATCCCGCGCCCCGGCGAGCTCGCGCGCGGCGAATACGAGGCGATCGTCAGCGCGCTCGACGAGTGCGACGGCGTGCGCAGCAGGGCGGCGAAGAGGCTTGGAATCAGCCGTACGACGCTGTACGCGCGGCTGCGCGAATTCGGCCTCGATTAA
- a CDS encoding AMP nucleosidase, whose translation MSTEGGTNTEGLSPKAAVDELIALSDQAVITSKASIDALLAGSSAEPRWGRYPELVVHVEGTPETFPRASYGVVQDPGVYSSEIAQPALFRYYLTEQLELLARRYPVHISVREGSTIIPLQYMSVMDDDALRTLPPGVASALGSEAPLVDILAVNDAIADGDLDAPFRPANPLFLFSPLRTDLALQRLRHYTGSNPADFQDYVLFTNYALHVDSFIEYALELSRAGGVDTSSGAAYTWISGPDGLGFPLAELNNERAQQLKSAGSDAQMPAWHLFAADSDTPGGATISGHGISLVNIGVGPSNAKTITDCVAVLRPHCWMMVGHCAGLDARMNVGDLILPNSYLRKDGVLDRYVSPDTPVPALAEVQQALEVGIGSSYVELMGVTPQMRTGTVMTTHDRNWEYWPADEIQGLLARTAVMSVEMESGTIAANGYRYRVPYGALLAVSDKPLHNQPKLPTMARQFYQASKYHHFLAAVHACQHLANSPRAAHSRKLRRVIGEVPFR comes from the coding sequence ATGAGCACAGAAGGCGGCACGAACACCGAGGGACTGAGCCCGAAGGCAGCGGTAGACGAGCTGATCGCGCTGTCGGACCAGGCGGTCATCACCTCGAAGGCGAGCATCGACGCGTTGCTCGCGGGTTCGAGCGCCGAGCCGCGCTGGGGCCGCTACCCCGAGCTCGTCGTGCACGTCGAGGGCACCCCGGAGACGTTCCCGCGCGCCAGTTATGGCGTCGTTCAGGACCCGGGCGTGTACTCGTCCGAGATCGCCCAGCCCGCGCTGTTCCGCTACTACCTCACCGAACAACTCGAGCTACTCGCGCGCCGCTACCCGGTGCACATCAGCGTCCGCGAAGGCTCCACGATCATCCCGCTGCAGTACATGTCGGTAATGGATGACGACGCGCTGCGCACTCTCCCCCCGGGAGTGGCCTCGGCGCTCGGCTCGGAGGCGCCACTGGTCGACATCCTCGCCGTCAACGACGCCATCGCCGACGGCGACCTCGACGCGCCGTTCCGCCCGGCGAACCCGTTGTTCCTGTTCAGCCCGCTGCGCACCGATCTAGCGCTGCAGCGGCTGCGGCACTACACAGGCTCGAACCCGGCCGACTTCCAGGACTACGTGCTGTTCACGAACTATGCGCTGCACGTCGATTCGTTCATCGAATACGCACTCGAGCTCTCGCGCGCGGGCGGCGTCGACACGTCGAGCGGCGCGGCGTACACGTGGATCTCCGGCCCCGACGGGCTCGGGTTCCCGCTGGCGGAACTCAACAATGAGCGTGCGCAGCAGCTCAAATCGGCAGGCTCCGATGCGCAGATGCCCGCGTGGCACCTCTTCGCCGCCGACTCGGACACCCCCGGCGGAGCGACGATCTCCGGGCACGGCATCTCGCTGGTCAACATCGGCGTCGGCCCGTCGAACGCGAAGACGATTACCGACTGCGTGGCCGTGTTGCGCCCGCACTGCTGGATGATGGTCGGGCACTGCGCCGGCCTCGACGCGCGGATGAACGTCGGCGATCTCATCCTGCCGAACTCCTACCTGCGCAAGGACGGTGTGCTCGACCGATATGTCTCGCCGGACACCCCCGTGCCCGCGCTCGCCGAGGTGCAGCAGGCACTCGAAGTCGGCATCGGCTCGTCGTATGTAGAGCTCATGGGTGTTACCCCACAGATGCGCACGGGCACGGTGATGACGACGCACGACCGCAACTGGGAATACTGGCCGGCGGACGAGATCCAGGGACTCCTCGCGCGGACCGCGGTGATGAGCGTGGAGATGGAATCGGGCACGATCGCCGCGAACGGCTACCGCTACCGCGTGCCCTACGGCGCGCTCCTCGCGGTGTCCGATAAGCCGCTTCACAACCAGCCCAAGCTGCCGACGATGGCCAGGCAGTTCTACCAGGCGTCCAAATACCACCACTTCCTCGCGGCCGTGCACGCCTGCCAGCATCTTGCCAATTCCCCGCGAGCCGCGCACTCGCGCAAGCTCCGCCGCGTCATCGGCGAAGTGCCCTTTCGGTAG
- the cysS gene encoding cysteine--tRNA ligase, translated as MTLHLYDTQSRRLREFTPLREGKASVYLCGATPQTTPHIGHVRSGVAFDILRRWLLAKGLDVAFVRNVTDIDDKILVKAAENGRPWWEWVSTHEREFDRAYAQLGVLPPSVEPRATGHVTQMVEYMQRLIDNGFAYAAEGSVYFDMAAWAKAPDGDYGAISGNRIDDLKDAEDPQGEGAARGKRGPQDFALWKSAKPGEPSWPTPWGPGRPGWHLECSAMATWYLGAEFDIHGGGLDLQFPHHENEAAQAHAAGDGFAQYWLHNGWVTMSGEKMSKSLGNVLAVPNILSDVRPVELRYYLGSAHYRSMLEYSPAALQEAATAYRRIEAFVLRILDTMYDGERSAFQAGEPTSSFVEALDNDLAVPAALAEIHNQVRAGNAAIAAGDTETAKTAAGAVRAMAGILGIDPLADNWFEGAAAGGDRAMDALDFLVQAQLARRQQARKDKDFETADAIRDQLAGAGIEVADTAEGQRWSLADPAQSTE; from the coding sequence GTGACGCTCCACCTCTACGACACCCAGTCCCGCCGACTCCGCGAATTCACGCCACTGCGTGAGGGCAAGGCCTCGGTGTATCTGTGTGGAGCAACCCCGCAGACCACGCCCCACATCGGCCACGTGCGCTCCGGCGTCGCCTTCGACATCCTGCGCCGCTGGCTGCTCGCCAAGGGGCTCGACGTCGCCTTCGTCCGCAACGTCACCGATATCGACGACAAGATCCTCGTCAAGGCCGCCGAGAACGGCCGCCCGTGGTGGGAGTGGGTGTCCACGCACGAGCGCGAGTTCGACCGCGCCTACGCCCAGCTCGGCGTGCTTCCGCCGAGCGTGGAGCCGCGCGCCACCGGCCACGTCACCCAGATGGTCGAGTACATGCAGCGCCTTATCGACAACGGCTTCGCCTACGCCGCCGAGGGGTCGGTGTACTTCGACATGGCCGCGTGGGCGAAGGCACCGGACGGCGACTACGGCGCGATCTCCGGCAACCGAATCGACGACCTCAAGGACGCAGAGGATCCGCAGGGGGAGGGCGCGGCGCGCGGGAAGCGCGGGCCGCAGGACTTCGCGCTGTGGAAGTCCGCCAAGCCCGGCGAGCCGAGCTGGCCGACCCCGTGGGGGCCCGGCCGCCCGGGCTGGCACCTCGAGTGCTCCGCCATGGCCACCTGGTACCTCGGCGCCGAGTTCGACATTCATGGCGGCGGCCTGGACCTGCAGTTCCCGCACCACGAGAACGAGGCCGCGCAGGCGCACGCGGCCGGCGACGGCTTCGCGCAGTACTGGCTGCACAACGGCTGGGTCACCATGAGTGGCGAGAAAATGTCCAAATCCCTGGGCAACGTCCTCGCCGTGCCGAACATCCTTTCCGATGTCCGCCCGGTCGAGCTGCGCTACTACCTGGGCAGCGCCCACTACCGCTCGATGCTCGAATACTCGCCTGCGGCGCTGCAGGAAGCCGCGACCGCGTATCGGCGGATCGAGGCCTTCGTGCTGCGCATCCTGGACACCATGTATGACGGCGAACGCAGCGCCTTCCAGGCAGGCGAACCGACCTCGTCGTTCGTAGAGGCGCTGGACAACGACCTCGCCGTGCCGGCCGCGCTCGCGGAGATCCACAACCAGGTGCGCGCAGGCAACGCGGCGATCGCCGCGGGCGATACCGAGACCGCGAAGACCGCGGCGGGGGCAGTGCGCGCGATGGCCGGAATTCTCGGAATCGACCCGCTCGCGGATAATTGGTTCGAAGGGGCCGCGGCAGGCGGAGATCGGGCGATGGACGCGCTCGATTTCCTCGTGCAGGCGCAGCTCGCCCGACGTCAGCAAGCGCGTAAAGACAAGGACTTCGAGACCGCGGACGCCATCCGCGACCAGCTCGCCGGAGCGGGCATCGAGGTTGCCGATACCGCCGAGGGCCAGCGCTGGTCGCTCGCGGACCCAGCACAAAGTACCGAGTAA